One segment of Gordonia terrae DNA contains the following:
- a CDS encoding sulfurtransferase, which translates to MAEVLIAPLELAEMLLSTPPVLLDVRWQLGDFDGRGAYREGHIPGAVYVDLDSELAAPPSGPVGGRHPLPAVADLQEAARRWGIDDGVPVVVYDDSGNLAAARAWWLLRWAGVADVRLLDGGLAAWRAEGLRTTTGDGGRPRAGRVTLTAGHLPVATIDDVAAGPDHLLDARAAERYRGDVEPVDPRAGHIPGAINAPTADNVDTSGRFHPADELRRRFAGVGIDAEAGTGVVVYCGSGINAAHQIAALAVAGIDASLFPGSFSQWSSDPERPVAEGDRP; encoded by the coding sequence ATGGCTGAGGTCCTCATCGCCCCGCTCGAACTGGCCGAGATGCTCCTGTCCACTCCACCGGTCCTGTTGGACGTGCGCTGGCAGTTGGGCGACTTCGACGGCCGGGGTGCCTACCGCGAGGGGCACATCCCCGGCGCGGTCTACGTCGACCTCGACTCCGAACTGGCCGCCCCGCCCTCCGGGCCGGTCGGGGGTAGGCACCCGCTGCCTGCCGTTGCCGATCTCCAGGAGGCGGCCCGGCGATGGGGGATCGACGACGGCGTCCCGGTGGTGGTCTACGACGACTCCGGCAATCTTGCCGCCGCCCGGGCCTGGTGGCTGCTGCGCTGGGCGGGAGTCGCCGACGTGCGACTCCTCGACGGTGGTCTCGCGGCGTGGCGCGCCGAAGGTCTGCGGACGACGACGGGAGACGGCGGTCGCCCGCGGGCCGGTCGGGTGACGCTCACCGCCGGACACCTGCCGGTCGCGACCATCGACGATGTGGCGGCCGGACCGGACCACCTGCTCGACGCCCGGGCCGCCGAACGCTACCGGGGCGATGTCGAACCGGTCGATCCGCGTGCGGGTCACATTCCCGGGGCGATCAACGCCCCGACCGCGGACAACGTCGACACGTCCGGCCGATTTCATCCGGCCGACGAGCTACGGCGGCGGTTCGCGGGTGTCGGCATCGACGCGGAGGCCGGAACCGGGGTGGTGGTGTACTGCGGTTCCGGGATCAACGCGGCGCACCAGATCGCGGCCCTCGCCGTCGCCGGCATCGACGCGTCCTTGTTCCCGGGGTCGTTCTCGCAGTGGTCGTCGGACCCGGAGCGGCCGGTCGCCGAGGGCGACCGGCCCTGA
- the catA gene encoding catechol 1,2-dioxygenase, translated as MTTTEHPQEVATAAASGASATERFHADKSPFEAVKDTPPERVSMLINDVLAGVHETIRKHKVTYDEYNALKAWLINVGEDGEWPLFLDVWVEHVVEDVATEHRQGNKGSIEGPYYVPDAPELGAKGTVPMRDDEPGDPLVWTGQVRSCDGSALAGATVELWHADDDGYYSQFAPGIPEWNLRGTFTVDDDGRFEITTIRPAPYMIPTDGSCGKMISAAGWHPWRPAHLHLKVSAPGHEQLTAQLYFPGDPHNDDDVASAVKPELVLDPKDDGQGGFTISYDFVLDPAK; from the coding sequence ATGACCACCACCGAGCATCCCCAGGAAGTCGCCACCGCCGCCGCGTCCGGCGCCTCCGCGACCGAACGGTTCCATGCGGACAAGTCGCCGTTCGAGGCCGTCAAGGACACCCCGCCCGAGCGTGTGTCGATGTTGATCAACGACGTCCTCGCGGGCGTGCACGAGACCATTCGCAAGCACAAGGTCACCTACGACGAGTACAACGCGCTCAAGGCGTGGCTCATCAACGTCGGCGAGGACGGCGAGTGGCCGCTGTTCCTCGACGTGTGGGTCGAGCACGTCGTCGAAGACGTTGCGACCGAACACCGCCAGGGCAACAAGGGCAGCATCGAAGGCCCGTACTACGTTCCGGACGCTCCGGAGCTCGGCGCCAAGGGCACGGTTCCGATGCGCGACGACGAGCCCGGTGATCCGCTGGTGTGGACCGGTCAGGTTCGCTCCTGTGACGGCTCCGCGCTCGCCGGTGCCACGGTCGAGCTCTGGCACGCCGACGACGACGGCTACTACTCGCAGTTCGCCCCCGGCATCCCGGAGTGGAACCTGCGCGGCACCTTCACCGTCGATGACGACGGCCGGTTCGAGATCACCACCATCCGACCCGCGCCGTACATGATCCCGACCGACGGCTCGTGCGGCAAGATGATCTCGGCTGCCGGCTGGCATCCGTGGCGTCCCGCGCACCTGCACCTCAAGGTGTCGGCGCCCGGCCACGAGCAGCTCACCGCGCAGCTGTACTTCCCGGGCGACCCGCACAACGACGACGACGTCGCGAGCGCGGTCAAGCCCGAGCTGGTGCTGGACCCGAAGGACGACGGCCAGGGCGGCTTCACCATCTCCTACGACTTCGTGCTGGACCCGGCGAAGTAA
- a CDS encoding metallophosphoesterase, with protein sequence MALFPAVVFGLITFWLHRRIVRATAMPRPWSIIADVALVVLWALALIGFATGRVLDPSWARPIGTIGLIWLAAVFYLFLGLAVVGLVSFAAHVIRSIRRRRSGVQDTPALAARRVSKLRFATAAVVVVALGVTGYGVYEASRPQVVDVDATFASLPQQFDGTRIAVISDLHVGPARDASFTQRVVDEVNEQKPDLVVLVGDLTDGTIPNVRDTLEPLADLQAPLGVFGVSGNHEYYADDGGRWLDVWEELGVRTLRNSRVPIEVDGATITLAGIYDATAPEPYEPDLPAALAGSSPDDFTLLLAHQPKQAVEASDLGVDLQLSGHTHGGQLWPIRYLVRAQQPTITGLDQIGDTVIYTTRGAGAWGPPVRVLTPPEITILTLRSAPAAP encoded by the coding sequence GTGGCGTTGTTTCCTGCCGTCGTCTTCGGACTCATCACGTTCTGGCTGCACCGGCGCATCGTGCGAGCGACTGCGATGCCACGTCCCTGGTCGATCATCGCCGACGTCGCGCTTGTCGTCCTGTGGGCGCTCGCCCTCATCGGCTTCGCCACCGGACGCGTGCTCGACCCGTCGTGGGCGCGACCGATCGGCACCATCGGGCTGATCTGGCTCGCCGCCGTTTTCTACCTGTTCCTGGGCCTCGCGGTGGTGGGTCTCGTCTCGTTCGCCGCGCACGTCATCCGCTCGATCCGGCGTCGCCGTTCCGGCGTGCAGGACACCCCGGCCCTCGCCGCGCGTCGGGTCAGCAAGCTCCGGTTCGCAACCGCCGCGGTCGTGGTCGTCGCGCTCGGAGTCACCGGCTACGGCGTGTACGAAGCGTCTCGCCCCCAGGTCGTCGACGTCGACGCCACATTCGCGAGCCTGCCCCAGCAGTTCGACGGAACGCGCATCGCGGTGATCTCCGACCTCCACGTCGGTCCGGCCCGCGACGCGTCGTTCACCCAGCGCGTCGTCGACGAGGTCAACGAGCAAAAGCCCGATCTCGTCGTCCTCGTCGGCGACCTGACCGATGGCACGATCCCGAACGTTCGCGACACGCTGGAACCCCTTGCAGACCTGCAGGCACCGCTCGGTGTGTTCGGCGTCAGCGGCAACCACGAGTACTACGCCGACGACGGCGGCCGGTGGCTCGACGTCTGGGAGGAACTCGGCGTGCGCACGCTGCGCAACTCGCGGGTCCCCATCGAGGTCGACGGCGCGACCATCACACTCGCCGGTATCTACGACGCCACCGCCCCGGAACCATATGAGCCGGACCTGCCGGCGGCCCTGGCCGGATCGTCCCCCGACGACTTCACCCTCCTTCTCGCCCACCAGCCCAAGCAGGCGGTGGAGGCCTCCGATCTCGGCGTCGACCTGCAGCTGTCGGGGCACACGCACGGTGGCCAGCTCTGGCCCATCCGCTATCTGGTGCGCGCCCAGCAGCCGACGATCACCGGGCTCGACCAGATCGGCGACACCGTCATCTACACGACCCGTGGCGCCGGCGCGTGGGGCCCGCCGGTCCGCGTCCTGACGCCGCCCGAGATCACGATCCTCACGCTGCGATCGGCGCCCGCTGCGCCCTGA
- the catC gene encoding muconolactone Delta-isomerase, with protein sequence MLFHVRMDVAIPDDLDPEVRAETVAREKAYSQDLQRAGKWPHIWRIVGEYSNYSIFDVESNDELHTLLSGLPLFPYMQIKVTPLATHPSDING encoded by the coding sequence ATGCTGTTCCACGTGCGGATGGACGTCGCCATCCCCGACGACCTCGATCCCGAGGTACGTGCGGAAACCGTCGCGCGGGAGAAGGCGTACTCCCAGGATCTACAGCGTGCAGGGAAGTGGCCGCACATCTGGCGGATCGTCGGCGAGTACTCCAACTACTCGATATTCGACGTCGAGTCGAACGACGAACTGCACACCCTGCTCTCGGGTCTGCCGTTGTTCCCGTACATGCAGATCAAGGTCACCCCGCTGGCAACCCATCCATCGGACATCAACGGCTGA
- the benB gene encoding benzoate 1,2-dioxygenase small subunit, which produces MTNIRTDSTAPISTGSNAEAPGKLITQNMIEQFLYREARHLDDREFEKWLDCYADDVVYWMPSWDDRDRLTEDPHREISLIYYGNKGGLEDRVFRIRTERSSATSLPEPRTSHNITNVEVIDRRGDLVDVRFNWHTMYFRYNTVDPYYGTSFYTIDFSGEQPLIRRKTVVLKNDYIHHVVDVYHF; this is translated from the coding sequence ATGACGAACATCCGCACCGATTCCACTGCACCGATATCCACCGGAAGCAACGCCGAAGCGCCCGGAAAACTCATCACCCAGAACATGATCGAGCAGTTCCTCTACCGCGAGGCGCGCCACCTCGACGATCGCGAGTTCGAGAAGTGGCTCGACTGCTACGCCGACGACGTCGTCTACTGGATGCCGTCGTGGGACGACCGGGACCGTCTCACCGAGGACCCGCACCGTGAGATCTCACTCATCTACTACGGCAACAAGGGTGGCCTCGAGGACAGGGTGTTCCGGATCCGTACCGAGCGGTCCTCGGCGACGTCACTGCCCGAGCCGCGGACGAGTCACAACATCACCAACGTGGAGGTCATCGACCGCCGCGGCGACCTCGTCGACGTCCGATTCAATTGGCACACGATGTATTTCCGGTACAACACGGTCGACCCGTACTACGGGACCTCGTTCTACACGATCGACTTCTCCGGCGAGCAGCCACTGATCCGGCGCAAGACGGTCGTGTTGAAGAACGACTACATCCATCACGTCGTCGACGTGTACCACTTCTGA
- a CDS encoding LysR family transcriptional regulator, with protein sequence MELRHLRYFAAVADTCHFGQAAESLHVAQPALSYAIRQLEAELDVTLFTRTTRQVSLTPAGQYLRVQAERILAGVDEAVDGVRRIAAGRSGVVRVGITGIAAFSHLPRIARVVKRELPDVDLRIQSDMLTPGQCDALRAGVLDLGVLRPPAIGEDIETRVIDVEPMVLAVSVDHRLAVEPVVSVADLRNEPFVLYDSRDSAVNDAAMRTCRAAGFVPHRAHQAPGTAVLLALVAAGLGVSLLPASVRSLPLDGLVVRDLADADTVEVALARRSGSGDPVVAAVADVIAAAFAPDDAIDTDPAFVTAAGGDRVADHRSLSARTGARSGEKS encoded by the coding sequence ATGGAGCTACGGCACTTGCGGTACTTCGCCGCCGTCGCCGACACCTGCCATTTCGGACAGGCGGCGGAGTCGTTGCACGTGGCGCAACCCGCGCTGTCCTACGCCATTCGCCAGCTCGAGGCCGAGCTCGACGTCACGCTGTTCACGCGGACCACCCGCCAGGTGTCGCTCACCCCGGCCGGGCAATACCTTCGGGTCCAGGCCGAACGAATTCTCGCGGGCGTGGACGAGGCCGTGGACGGCGTGCGTCGGATCGCCGCCGGCCGCAGCGGCGTCGTCCGGGTCGGCATCACCGGCATCGCCGCCTTCTCGCACCTCCCGCGCATCGCTCGGGTGGTCAAACGGGAGTTGCCTGACGTGGATCTCCGCATCCAGTCCGACATGCTCACACCGGGCCAGTGTGACGCCCTGCGTGCCGGTGTCCTCGACCTCGGGGTGCTCCGCCCGCCGGCGATCGGCGAGGACATCGAGACGAGGGTCATCGACGTCGAGCCGATGGTGCTCGCGGTCTCGGTCGATCACCGTCTGGCCGTCGAGCCGGTGGTCTCGGTCGCCGACCTCCGCAACGAACCGTTCGTGCTCTACGACAGCCGGGACTCGGCGGTCAACGATGCCGCGATGCGGACTTGTCGCGCAGCCGGATTCGTCCCGCATCGGGCGCACCAGGCGCCGGGCACCGCGGTGCTGCTGGCCCTCGTCGCCGCGGGGCTGGGGGTCTCCCTGCTCCCGGCTTCGGTGCGTTCGCTCCCGCTCGACGGGCTGGTGGTGCGCGACCTCGCCGACGCCGACACCGTCGAGGTCGCACTCGCCCGGAGATCGGGATCCGGCGACCCGGTCGTCGCCGCGGTCGCCGACGTCATCGCCGCAGCCTTCGCCCCGGATGACGCCATCGACACCGATCCGGCCTTCGTCACCGCAGCCGGCGGCGATCGGGTCGCCGACCATCGTTCCCTGAGTGCCCGGACAGGTGCTCGATCTGGAGAGAAATCGTGA
- the benC gene encoding benzoate 1,2-dioxygenase electron transfer component BenC, with product MTVTTEAGVRSGTGDADTATHQVALSFEDGVTRFITCREDQTVADASYRQRINIPLDCRDGACGTCKSLCESGDYDGGTYIEDALTDDESAQGYALPCCMKPRSDLVLQIPATSDIAKTQAARFTGTVAELDRLSESTFRLGIRIENRGRLAFLPGQYVNIEIPGTDDEQGNPVTRSYSFANGPHEDRLIFLIKLTPGGAMSTYLTQRATRGEPIAFTGPHGSFFLREADRPVLLLAGGTGLAPILSMLRKMHSDNSRRKVHLIYGVSTDTDLVAVDEIDWFVGKLPGFTWEHCVSDPASSAPNKGYVMSLIEPAHLNDGDVAIYLCGPPPMVEAVRQHVAQAGIEPTGFYYEKFALAAHTAPDTEAGSDAGSEINTEVVRDEVSEVAAPEAALSHDADASGFVDTLLLAPDARAIAGQETLPSSDLDAWSGPRPVATEDTRTCIGGQPVWRSGSGATALDSATDWLQATAAQPGGAARSIAGQEMFAATDITQLYESIEATTNPPVSPDNEAPPASTVVGSHGYQIGEEHPGISESDALFEARAALELGALELTFGRLSTQQLVGYRLLADATAPYVDGDRFVDSAEYTETNAAFHDYLFTLTGNDHLLEAYKALGVKGRMSEVLRNATWCHPRCAQDHLDIVTAFESGDHDAARGLIVAHADRSKQTMRRAMSDEIGSPRPRFVTPGRFAGKVVVITGAAQGIGEQTARRISAEGGRVVLADRSDLVDEVARDLADTGSGAVSAVADLETFAGAEAVVRRAVDTFGRVDVLINNVGGAINFKPFTEFTDEQIRAEIDRSLMTTLFTCRAALPSMVRSGRGVIVNVSSAATRGVHRIPYSAAKGAVNALTASLALEYADHGIRVVATAPGGTEAPPRRISRGTPEPRSVTETQWYQAHIDQTLSSSTMHRYGTLDEQAAALCFLASDEASYITGTVLPVAGGDQG from the coding sequence ATGACTGTCACCACCGAGGCGGGTGTCCGCAGCGGCACCGGCGACGCCGACACGGCCACCCACCAGGTGGCGCTCTCCTTCGAGGACGGGGTCACCCGATTCATCACGTGCCGGGAGGATCAGACCGTCGCCGACGCATCGTACCGCCAGCGCATCAACATCCCACTCGACTGTCGCGACGGCGCATGCGGCACGTGTAAGTCGTTGTGCGAGTCCGGGGACTACGACGGCGGTACATACATCGAGGATGCGCTCACCGACGACGAGTCGGCACAGGGCTACGCGCTGCCCTGCTGCATGAAGCCCCGATCCGATCTGGTACTGCAGATCCCGGCGACGTCGGACATCGCCAAAACACAGGCGGCCAGATTCACCGGGACCGTCGCCGAACTCGACCGACTGTCGGAATCGACCTTCCGGCTGGGCATCCGGATCGAGAACCGCGGCCGGCTGGCGTTCCTGCCGGGACAGTACGTCAACATCGAGATCCCCGGTACCGACGACGAGCAGGGCAACCCGGTCACCCGGTCCTACTCGTTCGCCAACGGACCGCACGAGGATCGGCTGATCTTCCTGATCAAACTGACGCCCGGCGGTGCCATGTCGACCTATCTCACCCAACGTGCCACACGGGGCGAGCCGATCGCCTTCACCGGGCCGCACGGCTCCTTCTTCCTCCGCGAGGCGGACCGGCCGGTGTTGTTGCTGGCCGGCGGAACCGGCCTCGCCCCCATCCTGTCCATGCTCCGGAAGATGCACTCGGACAACAGCCGGCGCAAGGTCCACCTCATCTATGGAGTGTCGACAGATACCGACCTGGTGGCAGTCGACGAGATCGACTGGTTCGTCGGCAAACTGCCTGGATTCACATGGGAACACTGCGTCTCCGATCCCGCGAGCTCGGCACCCAACAAGGGTTACGTGATGAGTCTGATCGAACCGGCCCACCTCAATGACGGCGACGTGGCGATCTACCTGTGCGGGCCTCCTCCGATGGTGGAGGCGGTACGACAGCACGTCGCGCAGGCGGGTATCGAGCCGACCGGCTTCTACTACGAGAAGTTCGCACTCGCCGCGCACACGGCTCCGGATACCGAGGCCGGCTCAGACGCCGGCAGCGAGATCAACACGGAGGTCGTTCGCGACGAGGTGTCCGAGGTCGCCGCGCCGGAAGCCGCTCTGTCGCACGATGCTGACGCCTCGGGTTTCGTGGATACCCTTCTACTCGCACCGGACGCACGGGCCATCGCGGGACAAGAGACGCTCCCGTCCTCGGACCTCGACGCGTGGTCTGGCCCCCGCCCGGTCGCAACCGAGGACACCCGCACCTGTATCGGTGGTCAACCCGTCTGGCGCAGCGGTTCTGGCGCCACTGCACTCGACTCGGCGACGGATTGGTTGCAGGCCACCGCCGCGCAACCGGGTGGAGCGGCCCGGTCGATAGCCGGGCAGGAGATGTTCGCCGCGACGGACATCACCCAGCTTTACGAGTCCATCGAGGCGACCACCAACCCGCCGGTGAGTCCCGACAACGAAGCGCCGCCCGCGTCGACCGTCGTCGGATCACACGGATATCAGATCGGCGAGGAGCATCCGGGGATCTCGGAGTCCGACGCACTCTTCGAGGCGCGGGCCGCCCTCGAATTGGGCGCACTGGAACTGACTTTCGGCCGGTTGTCCACCCAGCAACTCGTCGGCTACCGACTGCTCGCCGACGCCACGGCGCCCTACGTCGACGGTGACCGGTTCGTGGATTCCGCCGAGTACACCGAGACCAACGCCGCGTTCCACGACTATCTGTTCACCCTCACCGGCAACGACCACCTACTCGAGGCCTACAAAGCTCTCGGTGTGAAGGGCCGGATGAGCGAGGTGTTGCGGAACGCGACGTGGTGCCATCCCCGTTGCGCCCAGGACCACCTCGACATCGTGACCGCGTTCGAATCCGGCGATCACGACGCTGCGCGCGGGCTGATCGTCGCCCACGCCGACCGCTCGAAGCAGACCATGCGACGAGCGATGTCCGACGAGATCGGCTCGCCGCGTCCGCGTTTCGTCACGCCGGGTCGGTTCGCGGGCAAGGTCGTGGTGATCACCGGTGCCGCGCAGGGCATCGGGGAGCAGACCGCGCGACGGATCAGCGCCGAAGGCGGGCGGGTCGTGCTCGCCGATCGTTCCGACCTCGTCGACGAGGTCGCTCGCGATCTCGCCGACACGGGCTCCGGGGCGGTGTCGGCCGTCGCCGATCTCGAGACCTTCGCCGGAGCCGAGGCCGTCGTCCGGCGCGCCGTAGACACCTTCGGTCGCGTCGACGTCCTCATCAACAATGTGGGCGGCGCGATCAACTTCAAACCGTTCACCGAGTTCACCGACGAACAGATCCGCGCCGAGATCGACCGGTCACTGATGACCACGCTGTTCACCTGCCGCGCGGCGCTGCCGTCGATGGTGCGGTCAGGACGCGGCGTGATAGTCAACGTCTCGTCCGCCGCCACCCGGGGAGTTCATCGAATTCCCTACTCCGCGGCCAAGGGTGCGGTCAACGCGCTGACCGCGTCGCTGGCGCTCGAGTACGCCGACCACGGCATCAGGGTTGTGGCCACGGCACCGGGCGGAACCGAGGCACCACCGCGTCGCATCTCACGCGGCACCCCGGAACCGCGCAGCGTCACCGAAACACAGTGGTACCAGGCGCACATCGACCAGACCCTGTCGTCGTCGACGATGCACCGGTACGGCACGCTCGACGAGCAGGCGGCAGCCCTCTGTTTCCTCGCCTCGGACGAGGCGTCCTACATCACCGGGACCGTGCTCCCTGTCGCCGGCGGTGACCAGGGTTGA
- the benA gene encoding benzoate 1,2-dioxygenase large subunit gives MTASVSEHLNHVNSVLGDAVVDDRDAGVYRANRRIFTDEDIFELEMKHIFEGNWIYLAHESQVPEPGDYFTTYIGRQPVVITRDRSGELHCLINACAHRGAMICRRKTDNRMTLTCPFHGWTFRNDGTLLKVKDPDGAGYPDSFDVDGSHNMTKVARFDSYRGFLFGSLNDDVSSLGDHLGDTRVVIDMLVDQSPEGLEVLRGASTYTFDGNWKVQAENGADGYHVTATHWNYAATTSRRGTGESKNDTKALDAGGWGKSGGGYWSYPNGHLCLWTWAANPQDRPLWDSLGQLKEIHGDAKGEFMVKGSRNLCLYPNVYLMDQFSTQIRHFRPISPDKTEVTIYCIAPKGESDSARVHRIRQYEDFFNASGMATPDDLEEFRSCQLTFRAQAAPWNDMSRGAEHWLTGPDAVAESLGMSGVISAGVKNEDEGLYPVQHGYWLETMRAAAAAEEHAAAKH, from the coding sequence ATGACCGCGTCAGTATCGGAACACCTGAACCATGTGAACTCGGTCCTCGGCGACGCGGTCGTCGACGACCGTGACGCCGGTGTCTACCGCGCCAACCGGCGGATCTTCACCGATGAGGACATCTTCGAGCTGGAGATGAAGCACATCTTCGAGGGCAACTGGATCTACCTCGCACACGAGAGTCAGGTCCCCGAGCCCGGCGACTACTTCACCACCTACATCGGCCGGCAGCCCGTGGTCATCACCCGCGACAGGAGCGGCGAACTGCACTGCCTGATCAACGCCTGCGCGCACCGCGGCGCGATGATCTGCCGGCGCAAGACCGACAACCGGATGACCCTCACCTGTCCGTTCCACGGGTGGACCTTCCGGAACGACGGCACGCTGCTCAAGGTCAAGGATCCGGACGGCGCCGGGTACCCGGACAGCTTCGACGTCGACGGTTCGCACAACATGACCAAGGTCGCCCGCTTCGACAGCTACCGCGGCTTCCTGTTCGGCAGCCTGAACGACGACGTCAGTTCGCTCGGCGACCATCTCGGCGACACACGCGTCGTCATCGACATGCTCGTCGACCAGTCCCCCGAGGGACTCGAGGTCCTGCGCGGCGCATCCACCTACACCTTCGACGGGAACTGGAAGGTGCAGGCGGAGAACGGCGCTGACGGCTACCACGTCACCGCCACCCACTGGAATTACGCGGCCACCACATCTCGACGCGGCACCGGCGAGTCGAAGAACGACACCAAGGCACTCGACGCCGGCGGCTGGGGGAAGTCCGGCGGCGGCTACTGGTCCTACCCCAACGGTCACCTGTGTCTGTGGACCTGGGCGGCCAACCCGCAGGACCGTCCGCTGTGGGATTCGCTGGGGCAGCTCAAGGAGATACACGGCGACGCCAAGGGCGAGTTCATGGTGAAGGGTTCGCGCAACCTGTGCCTGTACCCGAACGTCTATCTGATGGACCAGTTCTCGACGCAGATCCGCCACTTCCGCCCGATCTCCCCGGACAAGACCGAGGTCACCATCTACTGCATCGCCCCCAAGGGGGAGAGCGACTCCGCACGGGTGCACCGCATCCGCCAGTACGAGGACTTCTTCAACGCCTCCGGCATGGCCACGCCCGACGACCTCGAGGAGTTCCGCTCGTGCCAGCTCACGTTCCGGGCCCAGGCCGCCCCGTGGAACGACATGAGCCGCGGTGCCGAGCACTGGTTGACCGGACCAGACGCCGTCGCCGAATCGCTGGGCATGTCCGGTGTCATCTCGGCCGGCGTCAAGAACGAGGACGAAGGCCTCTACCCCGTCCAGCACGGCTACTGGCTCGAGACCATGCGTGCTGCCGCAGCCGCCGAAGAACACGCCGCCGCGAAGCACTGA
- a CDS encoding mandelate racemase/muconate lactonizing enzyme family protein, which produces MKITAVEAIPFAIPYVKPLRFASGEVHAATHVLVRVHTDAGAVGVAEAPPRPFTYGETQDGIIAVIEGIFAPAVVGLTLLEREVVAARMARTVGNPAAKSAVDMAIWDALGKVLGLPVGDMLGGYTDRLRVSHMLGFAEPAAMVAEAEKMVDTYGIRTFKVKVGRHPASLDTAVVRALRERFGGDVELYVDGNRGWTAAESARAMREMADLDLLFAEELCDAADVLGRRWLVEQLAVPFIADESVPTPADVTREVLGRSATAISIKTARSGFTTSRRTHHLAEGLGVPVVMGNQIDGQIGTACTLAFGSAFELTSRYAGELSNFLDMSDDLLTEPLQIRDGHLHRSTAPGIGFEVDPEKLEKYRTDN; this is translated from the coding sequence GTGAAAATCACCGCTGTGGAGGCGATCCCGTTCGCCATCCCGTATGTGAAGCCGTTGAGGTTCGCCTCCGGCGAGGTGCACGCCGCCACCCACGTGCTGGTACGGGTGCACACCGACGCAGGCGCGGTCGGCGTCGCCGAGGCGCCGCCCCGTCCGTTCACCTACGGCGAGACCCAGGACGGCATCATCGCCGTGATCGAGGGCATCTTCGCGCCCGCGGTCGTCGGCCTCACCCTGCTGGAACGCGAGGTGGTCGCCGCCCGGATGGCCCGGACGGTCGGCAACCCCGCTGCGAAATCCGCTGTGGACATGGCGATCTGGGATGCACTCGGCAAGGTCCTCGGGCTTCCGGTGGGTGACATGCTCGGCGGGTACACCGATCGGTTGCGGGTCAGTCACATGCTCGGTTTCGCGGAGCCTGCCGCGATGGTCGCCGAAGCCGAGAAGATGGTGGACACCTACGGGATCCGCACGTTCAAGGTGAAGGTCGGACGTCATCCCGCCTCCCTCGACACCGCGGTCGTCCGCGCGCTGCGCGAGCGGTTCGGCGGCGACGTCGAACTGTACGTCGACGGCAACCGGGGTTGGACGGCGGCCGAGTCGGCGCGCGCCATGCGGGAGATGGCCGACCTCGATCTGCTGTTCGCCGAAGAGTTGTGCGACGCAGCGGATGTCCTCGGCCGACGCTGGCTCGTCGAACAGCTGGCGGTACCGTTCATCGCCGACGAATCGGTGCCCACGCCGGCCGACGTCACCCGCGAGGTCCTCGGCCGATCGGCGACCGCCATCAGCATCAAGACCGCGCGTTCGGGTTTCACCACCTCGCGGCGTACGCACCATCTCGCGGAGGGTCTCGGCGTCCCGGTCGTCATGGGCAACCAGATCGACGGCCAGATCGGGACCGCCTGCACTCTCGCCTTCGGCAGCGCCTTCGAGCTGACCTCGCGTTACGCGGGTGAGCTGTCGAACTTCCTCGACATGAGCGACGACCTGCTGACCGAGCCGCTGCAGATCCGCGACGGCCACCTGCACCGGTCGACCGCGCCGGGCATCGGCTTCGAGGTCGACCCGGAGAAGCTCGAGAAGTACCGCACCGACAACTGA